Proteins co-encoded in one Kribbella solani genomic window:
- a CDS encoding pyridoxamine 5'-phosphate oxidase family protein, translated as MEIPGLVEITTHDELREVVPPPLGAAVQKERKELHDLDIDWLAGSPFCLIATSDADGNCDVSPKGDPAGFTKVLDRTTIAIPERAGNRRVDGFVNVLGNPHVGLIFFIPGRTDTLRINGRARIVKEAPFFDDMVVKGNRPQLASLVEIEQIFHHCSKSFLRSKLWKPETWNPESVPSRAAISKALERPESDLATLETYYGAQYEESIYKVKY; from the coding sequence ATGGAGATTCCTGGACTGGTCGAGATCACCACCCACGACGAGCTTCGCGAGGTCGTCCCGCCGCCGCTGGGCGCCGCCGTGCAGAAGGAGCGTAAGGAGCTCCACGACCTCGACATCGACTGGCTGGCCGGGTCGCCGTTCTGCCTGATCGCCACCTCCGACGCCGACGGCAACTGCGACGTCTCCCCCAAGGGCGACCCGGCCGGCTTCACCAAGGTTCTGGACCGGACCACGATCGCGATCCCGGAGCGGGCCGGCAACCGCCGCGTGGACGGGTTCGTCAACGTGCTCGGCAACCCGCACGTCGGGCTGATCTTCTTCATCCCCGGCCGCACCGACACGCTACGGATCAACGGCCGCGCGCGGATCGTCAAGGAAGCGCCGTTCTTCGACGACATGGTGGTCAAGGGCAACCGTCCGCAGCTGGCGTCGCTGGTCGAGATCGAGCAGATCTTCCACCACTGCTCCAAATCCTTCCTGCGCTCGAAGCTGTGGAAGCCCGAGACCTGGAACCCGGAGTCCGTACCCAGCCGGGCGGCGATCTCGAAGGCGCTGGAGCGGCCGGAATCCGACCTGGCGACACTCGAGACGTACTACGGCGCGCAGTACGAAGAGTCGATCTACAAGGTCAAGTACTGA
- a CDS encoding sensor histidine kinase, producing the protein MSSSDPIEIVVLGDRTRRVLRSVILSLISVIGTLGSAQGQPERRHPDVLMVVLLLIGTIALYWLRTHPVAVLWTTATTTLIYMLREYPWGPVVIAFVIAVFTVIRLGHRLAGWAGLIALYVGHVGGRIILGINADGVYQVLLVGACFCVLGFLAELFRAHRDRVMAATKTRREEELRRAGEERLRIAQELHDVVAHHISLINVQASTALHLSDRQPEQAIPALAAIKDASKEALVELRSIVGVLRQSGESAPRQPVAGLDHLDHLVTRTGRAGLEVHKIIHGNPRPLPTGLDRAAFRIIQESLTNVVRHAKATSATVRVQYGEQALVLQIDDNGDSVTAQPIEGNGISGMRERATALGGTLTANRTPAGGFRITATLPL; encoded by the coding sequence GTGAGCAGCTCCGACCCGATCGAGATCGTCGTCCTCGGCGATCGGACGCGTCGTGTTCTGCGCTCGGTGATCCTGTCGCTCATTTCGGTGATCGGCACGCTCGGTTCGGCGCAGGGTCAGCCGGAGCGGCGGCATCCCGACGTACTGATGGTCGTGCTGCTGCTGATCGGCACGATCGCGTTGTACTGGCTGCGTACGCACCCGGTCGCCGTCCTGTGGACAACTGCCACGACAACCCTGATCTACATGCTCCGCGAGTACCCGTGGGGCCCGGTGGTGATCGCGTTCGTGATCGCGGTTTTCACCGTGATCCGGCTCGGTCACCGCCTGGCCGGCTGGGCCGGTCTGATCGCCTTGTACGTGGGGCATGTCGGCGGCCGGATCATCCTCGGTATCAACGCGGACGGCGTGTACCAGGTGCTCCTCGTCGGCGCGTGCTTCTGCGTACTCGGGTTCCTCGCCGAACTGTTCCGCGCCCATCGTGACCGGGTGATGGCGGCCACCAAGACCCGCCGCGAGGAGGAACTGCGCCGCGCCGGCGAGGAACGGCTGCGGATCGCGCAGGAACTCCACGACGTCGTAGCGCATCACATCTCGCTCATCAACGTCCAAGCGTCAACCGCACTGCACCTGTCGGATCGACAACCCGAGCAGGCCATCCCCGCGCTGGCCGCGATCAAGGACGCCAGCAAGGAAGCACTGGTCGAGCTGCGCTCGATCGTCGGCGTACTGCGGCAGTCCGGCGAGTCCGCGCCCAGACAGCCGGTGGCCGGGCTGGACCATCTGGACCACCTGGTCACTCGTACGGGACGCGCCGGTCTGGAGGTGCACAAGATCATCCACGGCAACCCGCGACCACTCCCCACCGGCCTGGACCGGGCCGCGTTCCGCATCATCCAGGAGTCGCTGACCAACGTCGTACGGCATGCGAAGGCGACGTCCGCGACGGTCCGGGTTCAGTACGGTGAACAGGCGCTCGTACTTCAGATCGACGACAACGGCGACTCGGTCACCGCGCAACCGATCGAAGGCAACGGCATCTCCGGCATGCGCGAACGCGCCACCGCCCTCGGCGGCACCCTCACCGCCAACCGCACCCCAGCGGGTGGTTTCCGGATCACCGCGACGCTGCCGCTGTAG
- a CDS encoding MFS transporter encodes MTMIPPAGAPRDLAMAQLANSVGDGAFVVTSALFFTRVVGLSTAEVGLGLTVAWLVGFLVGVPLGNLADRRGARGTAIVLALTTAAAVASFLVVRGFVLFLVAAIVYACSQTGLTAARQALLAGLVQPAERTRIRAFLQSTVNAGLAFGALLGGIALRFDTESAYLIVFAIDAVSFLLAAALIRRVPPVVIHRQASGEPRFAVLHDRPYAVLALLNAVMLLFMPLISLVGPLWIVTRTNAPSWVVASLMIVNTLGVTFFQVRIAKSVTDLRSAAHSVRYAGIAMLAACAVFATTAANLSSATAAVVLVVAAALLTLGEMKLASGAWEISFGLAPADKQGQYQGFFGTGPAIARMLGPAMLTTVILGWGPIGWLVVGVLFLGTSCATGPSVRWAVRTRAVNEDVTPSLVEENAA; translated from the coding sequence ATGACGATGATTCCTCCCGCTGGTGCGCCGCGGGATCTCGCGATGGCGCAGCTGGCGAACTCGGTCGGGGACGGGGCGTTCGTTGTCACGTCGGCGTTGTTCTTCACTCGGGTGGTCGGGTTGTCGACGGCCGAGGTTGGGCTTGGGCTGACGGTTGCCTGGCTGGTTGGGTTCCTGGTCGGCGTACCACTGGGCAATCTCGCTGATCGGCGCGGGGCGCGCGGTACGGCGATCGTGCTCGCGTTGACGACCGCGGCGGCGGTGGCGTCGTTCCTGGTGGTTCGGGGGTTCGTGCTGTTTCTGGTCGCCGCGATCGTCTATGCGTGCAGTCAGACCGGGCTCACCGCGGCGCGGCAGGCTCTGCTCGCGGGGCTGGTGCAGCCGGCCGAGCGGACCCGCATTCGGGCGTTCCTGCAGTCCACGGTCAACGCTGGGTTGGCATTCGGTGCGTTGCTCGGCGGTATCGCGCTGCGCTTCGACACCGAGTCCGCGTACCTGATCGTGTTCGCGATCGACGCGGTCAGTTTTCTGCTCGCCGCCGCCCTGATCCGCCGCGTACCGCCGGTCGTCATCCATCGCCAGGCAAGCGGCGAGCCGCGTTTCGCGGTGCTGCACGACCGCCCGTACGCGGTGCTGGCGTTGCTCAACGCGGTGATGCTGCTCTTCATGCCGCTGATCAGCCTCGTCGGCCCGCTCTGGATCGTCACCAGGACGAACGCGCCCAGCTGGGTCGTCGCATCGCTGATGATCGTGAACACGCTCGGCGTCACGTTCTTCCAGGTCCGGATCGCGAAGAGCGTCACGGATCTTCGCAGCGCGGCCCATTCCGTCCGGTACGCCGGAATCGCGATGCTGGCGGCATGCGCGGTGTTCGCGACCACGGCCGCGAACCTGAGCTCCGCCACCGCGGCCGTCGTACTGGTCGTCGCTGCCGCGCTACTCACGCTCGGCGAGATGAAACTGGCGTCCGGAGCATGGGAAATCAGCTTCGGTCTCGCGCCCGCGGACAAGCAGGGGCAGTACCAGGGATTCTTCGGCACCGGACCCGCGATCGCCCGGATGCTCGGCCCGGCGATGCTCACCACGGTGATCCTCGGCTGGGGCCCGATCGGCTGGCTGGTGGTCGGTGTGCTGTTCCTGGGGACCAGTTGCGCGACTGGTCCCTCCGTACGATGGGCGGTGCGGACGAGGGCCGTCAACGAGGACGTCACGCCGTCGCTGGTAGAGGAGAACGCCGCCTGA